The DNA window CTCAGTTTTCGCTGCACGCCTGGTTCTTCGCGCTGGCGACCGCTGCAGGTTCGTACTTCGGCGCTAAATTCACGCTGCTGCCAATGTTCCGCATCCCGGTCAAATTGCAAAAGGTGAAGGCCGCCGCGCCGCTGACGCAGAAGCCTGAGCAGGCGCGCCGCCGCTTCCGTCTGGGCATGGCGGTCTTCGGCCTGGCGGTGGCCTGGTCGCTGTGGACGCTGTTCGATGCGCCGAAGCTCGGCATCGCCATGCTGTTCGGCATCGGCTTCGGTCTGCTGATCGAACGCGCGCAGATCTGCTTCACCTCGGCGTTCCGCGATCTGTGGATCACCGGCCGCACCCACATGGCGAAAGCCATCATCATCGGCATGGCGGTGAGCGCCATCGGCATATTCAGCTATGTGCAGCTCGGCGTGGCGCCGAAGATCATGTGGGCCGGCCCGAATGCGGTGCTGGGCGGCTTGCTGTTCGGCTTCGGCATCGTGCTGGCCGGCGGTTGCGAGACCGGCTGGATGTACCGCGCGGTGGAAGGGCAGGTGCACTACTGGTGGGTGGGGCTGGGCAACATCATCGGCGCCACGCTGCTGGCCTATTACTGGGACGATCTGGCGCCGGCGCTGGCGACCGACTACGACAAGATAAACCTGCTCGACACCTTCGGCCCGATCGGCGGCCTGCTGGTGACCTACCTGCTGCTGGCGCTGACTTTCGCCGCCATGCTGTGGTGGGAGAAACGCTTTTTCCGCGCCCGGCCTGAGGCGCAGGTGGTGAATTTGAGGAGCCTGCCATGAAAGAGACGACGATAGTGCCGGACTACCGGCTGGACATGCTGGGCGAGCCTTGCCCGTACCCGGCGGTGGCGACGCTGGAGGCGATGCCGCAGCTGAAGCCGGGGGAAATCCTGGAGGTGATCAGCGATTGTCCGCAGTCGATCAACAACATTCCGCTCGACGCGCGCAACCACGGCTATAAGGTGCTGGATATCCAGCAGGACGGGCCGACCATCCGCTATCTGATCCAGCGTTAACGCCGAGGCGGTGGAGCTCCCCACCGCCTTTTCGCGTTTTATCCCTTCACGATGTCGCCTTGCACCCCGGCGACAATCTCGAACGAACGCAGCCGCGCCTGATGATCGAAGATCTGGCCGTTGACCATGATCTCGTCGGCATCGGTTTCACGCAGCAGCGTTTGCAGCCCGTGGCGCACGGTTTTTTCATCGCCGACGATCGACATCCGTAGTGCCTGCTCGACGCCGTATTGCTCACCGGCGGTCCACAGCGCGTGGATGTTATCCACCGGCGGCGGCAGCGGGCCGGGCGAACCGCGGCGCAGGTTGATGAACTGCTGCTGCATCGAGCTGAACAGGAAGCGCGCATCGCTATCGCTGTCGGCGGCGATCACGTTGACGCACACCATGGCGTGCGGCTGTGCCAGCTGTTTGGACGGTTTGAAGTTCTCGCGGTACAGCTGGAGCGCCTGGAACAGCATATCCGGGGCGAAGTGCGAGGCGAAGGCGAACGGCAGGCCGAGCTGCGCCGCCAGCTGCGCGCTGTAGAGGCTGGAGCCGAGCAGCCAGAGCGGCACGTGCAGCCCCTGGCCCGGCACCGCCTGCACCGGCTGACCGGGCTGCGCGTCGCAGAAGTAGTTTTGCAGCTCCTGCACGTCGCGCGGGAAGGTATCCACATCGCCGGACAGGTGGCGGCGCAGCGCCATCATAGTGCGCTGATCGGTGCCGGGCGCGCGGCCCAGCCCCAGATCGATGCGGCCGGGATAGAGCGACTCCAGCGTACCGAACTGCTCGGCGATCACCAGCGGCGCATGGTTCGGCAGCATCACGCCGCCGGAGCCGAGGCGAATGCTCTGGGTGCCGGCGGCCAGATAGCCCAGCAGCACCGAGGTGGCGGCACTGCCGATGCCGGTCATGTTGTGATGCTCGGCCAGCCAGTAGCGCCGGTAGCCCCAGCGTTCGGCATGCTGCGCCAAATCCAGCGAACAGTGGAAAGCGTCGCGCGCTTTGGCCCCTTGCGGGATTGGCGATAAATCCAGTACCGACAGCGGTACGGCAGTGTTTTCAGTCATGACATCGTCCATCAGAGAGTGGATCGCTTAAAGGGCGATTGCAGGAGTCTGCATACCAAAAAGCCGAAAATGATGCTTTTTAGTGTTAAAAGCATAATCCAATTTATAGTTATAAAAGAGGAGATATGTGCTTGTGATATCCTCATGAGAGCAATGGTGTTTTTTGGAGCAATTTGAGACATGGAAATGATGATCCCCGCCCGCCGCTTACCGTTCCGGGAGCCGACATAATGAAAAAAAAGACGCTGTTTACCCTGTTGCTGATGATGGTGGCGATCGCATTGGCGATCTTGTTCCGCGCACACAATCAGGATCTGTTACTGCAGGGTGAAGTGGATGCCCCCGAAGTGATCGTCGCTTCCAAGGCGAAAGGCCGGGTGGTTGAACGCCTGATTGAACGCGGCGACGACGTGAAAAGCGGCCAGCTGATTATCCAGCTCGACAGCCCCGAACTGATGGCGCAGCTGCGTTCCGCGCAGGCCACGCGCGACGAGGCCAAGGCGCAGCTTGAGCTGTCGCTGCACGGCACCCGTGAAGAGAGCATCCGCAACCTGCGCGCCAACCTGGCGCAGGCCGAGGCGCAGTACCGCAATGCGCAAAACGACTACAACCGCAATCTGAGCGTGGCCGGCAAGGGCTATATCTCGAAGTCCGAGCTGGACGCTTCGCGCCGGGCGCGCGACACCGCTTTCCAGCAGGTGCAGGCCGCCAAGGCTAACCTGGATGAAGGCATTAACGGCGACCGCGTCGAGCAGCGGCAGCAATATGCGGCGGCGCTGCGGGCGGCGGAAGAGAACCTGCTGCAGATCCAGGCGCAGAGCGACGATCTGCAGGTGAAAGCGCCGGTGGACGGCGAAGTGGGGCCGATTCCGGCCGAAGTGGGCGAGCTGCTGAACGCCGGCAGCCCGCTGGTGACGCTGATCCGGGTACCGGATGCCTATTTCGTGTTTAACCTGCGCGAAGACATCCTGGCCCACGTGCGCAAAGGTGACAAGGTCAAGCTGCGGGTGCCGGCGCTGAAGGATAAAATGATCGACACCGAGGTGCGCTACATCGCGCCGCTGGGGGATTACGCCACCAAACGCGCCACCCGCGCCACCGGCGACTTCGACCTGAAAACCTTCGAAGTGCGCCTGTATCCGTCACAGCCGGTGGACGGCCTGCGTCCGGGGATGAGCACCTTATGGCAATGGAAAGAGTAAGGGCCGGCTGGCGCTGCTTCAGTCACGCGTTCGATAAAGAGTGCCGCGTCGCCTTTCGCAGCCCGGTAGTGCACTGGCTGAGCTGGATCTTTCCGCTGATCCTGTTTGGGCTGATCAGCAGCAACTTCTCCGAAGGCACGCTGCTCGATCTGCCGGTCTCGGTGGTGGACAGCGATCATAGCCCGCTCTCCAAATCGCTGACGCGGCGGCTGGACGCCGGGTCGCACGCCCACGTCGAGGCCTACGGCGGTGGGCTGCCGGAGTCGCTGAGCCGCCTGCGCAGCGCACAGGATTACGCGTTGCTGTACATCCCGCCGGACTTTGAGGCCAACGCGCTGTCGGGCAAACAGCCGAGCGTGGTGATGTACTACAATGCGCTGTTCTACGGCGCCGGGCTGTACTCCACCCAGGACTTTGGCGGCCTGATGAACGAAATCAACGCCAGCACCCGCAGCATCATCGCCACCGAGATGGGCAAAACGCTGCCGCCCTTGGCGGACGTGACGCTCTCCTACGGCAGCCTGTTCAACGCCAGCGGCAGCTATATCTATTACCAGCAGTTCGCCGCCACCATCCATTTGCTGCAGCTGTTCGCGGTGACCTGCATGATCTACGTGCTGGCGCGCAGCAAGTCGCTGCTGCAGGCCAAGCCGTTCAGCCTGGCGCTGCTCGGCAAGCTGGCGCCTTACACGCTGTGTTTCACCACCCTGCTGATGGTGGAGATCGCGGCGCTGGTGGGCATCTTTGACGCCCGCGTCAGCGGCAATCCGCTGTTTATGCTGATGATCGGCCTGTTTTACGTGATGGCGGCGCAGAGCATCGGCCTGCTGCTGTATACCTTTACCGGCAGCACTATCACCGCTTACAGCCTGATCGGTATTTTGGTCAGTATCGCGATGACCTTCTCCGGCATGGCGGTGCCTGAGCTGTCGATGCCGCTGCCGGCGCGTATCATTTCCAACATCGAGCCGCTGACCCACGCGCTGTACGCGATGTTCGACGTGTTCCTGCGGCAGGTGCACGCCAGCGCCATCTTCAGCGTGTGTGCGCTGCTGGCGGTCTATCCGCTGGTGGCCGCGCTGCTGGTGCGTAATCGCCTGCCGGCGCGGCTGGCAAAAGAGGGGAACGCCGGATGAAGCTCTATTGGCAAACCTTCGTTAAGGTGCTGCTCGGCATGCTCGAGCGGCCGGTGTGGCTGATGCTGATCCTGTCGCTGTGCATCATGAGCATGGTGTACGCCAATCGCACGGTGTGGGATCTGCCGGTGGGGGTGGTCGATCAGGATCACAGCACCGCCAGCCGGCAGCTGATCCGCCAGCTGGACGCCACCTCCAAGATCGCGATTGAAACCTACGACAGCCTGGAGCAGGCGCAGCGCGATCTCAGTTGGCGCAAGCTGTTTGCGGTGATCATCATGCCGGTGGATCTGGAGAAGAAGATCCTCAGCGGGCAGAACATCGTGGTGCCGGTGTACGGCGATGCCACCAACCGCCTGGCCAACGGCCAGATCCAACAGGACGTGGTGGCGGCCTACCAGCAGCTGCTGACGGAGTACAATAACGGCCTGCTGCTGCGCAGCGGCTTCAGCGAACGGCAGGCGCAGATACTGCTGACGCCGATACTGGGGCAAACGCTGGACGTGTTTAACCCCGGCATCAGCTTCGCGGCGATCATTTTCCCCGGCCTGCTGGTGATGCTGTTGCAGCACTCGCTGCTGATCGCCTGTATCCGCGTCAACATCGCCATGAAGAGCATGCCCGGCGGCAAGGCGCCGCTGGCGGCGCACCTCGGCGGGCTGACGGCGCTGCTGCCGATCTGGCTGTTCCTGTCGATCGTGCTGTTCGTGCTGTGGCCGTGGGTATTGGGCTATCGGCAGACGGCGAACATCGCCGAACTGCTGCTGCTGACCTTCCCGTTCCTGCTGGCGGTACTGGGGCTGGGCAAGCTGGTGACCGAGTGCCTGCGCAGCGTCGAAATGATCTACCTGACGTTGGCGTTCATCACCACGCCGATCTTCTACCTGTCCGGCACCATCTGGCCGCTGCAGTCGATGCCGGCCTGGGTGCGCGCCATCTCGTACAGCATTCCTTCCACCTGGGGCACCAAGGCGATCGCCGGCGTCAACCAGATGGGGCTGTCGCTGAACGAAGTGTGGGGCGACGTGATGATGATGCTGGTGCTCGGCGTGGTCTACACCCTGCTGGGCTTTGGCGTCGGCTTCTTGCGCAACAGCGTGGCGCTGCGCGGGATGTTCAGGAAGCGTCGGGCGAATTGATTGAAAACTCCCCTCCGTGAGGAGGGGAGCGAGGATCACCCCACCAACTCCAACCCCGCCACCCGGCGCCAGTAGCCGTTGCAGTCGGCGTGGTCGGTCAAGGCCAGCGGTTGCTCGCCGCGTTCGTTGGCGCGGAAGGCATCGATTTGCGCCAGCGTCTCGGCGCCCTGCGGCGACAGCCGCACGATGTCTACCAGTCCTTGCATGCTCGGCAGCTCGTTGCCGAGGTTGTAGCAGTAGCCGCTCATGGTCTGAATGCCGTTGAGCACGAACACCTGCTGTTGCTCCTGTGAGCGCATCATGCGGCCCTGCGGATACTTGATGCAGCAGGTTTCGCACTCGTCCTTGCCGCGGTTCTCCGAACGCGCGGTGAAGCAGCGCGCCGAGTAGGCCAGCGGCAGATGGCCGTAGCTCAACACCTCCACCTCGAAATCGTGGCGGAAGCCCAGCTCGTCGCACTGCGCCAGCAGGTTGGCCAGCCAGTCGCGCGACAGTTCGACCGGCATGCACCAGCGCATCATGCCCTGGCGGCGCAGCAGGCGCAGGGTATAGGCGTTGTAGCAGTTCAGCGCATGGCCGGCGACGAACGGCAAGCCGCGTTCCGCCGCCATGTTCACCGCGCCCAGATCGTTGGCTTCCAGCAGGAACTCGCCGTTCTCCACATAGCGTTTCAGCTCATTCAGTTCGGACGGCGCCTGCAGCAGCGCCAGCGTGGAGATCACCACCTGCTTGCCGCTGCGGGCGATCTCGCGCGCCAGCGCCAGCCAATCGCCGACCTTCATCTCGCGCCGCTTGGTGCAGACGCTCTCGCCGAGGTAAATGATGTCGGCGCTGCTCTCCGCCGCCTGTTGATAGAACGCCGCGATGTCGTTTTTCGGCCAGTAGTAGAGTACCGGCCCCAGTGCGTATTTCATGTTTCCTCCGGCTACTGCCATTTGCGGTGATAGGCGCCCAGCGTGGTTTGGGTGCCCTCGGACATCGCGCCCAGCGTCTCCATCCAGGCGGCGTCGGCGCGGTAGGCGGCCGGATCGGCCTGGCAACGGTCGATCGCCTGGCGCCAGACGCGTGCCACCTGGCTGACGTAAGCCGGGCTGCGCTGGCGGCCTTCGATCTTCACCGAGGCGATGTTGGCGGCCAGCAGCTCCGGCAGCAGCTCCAGCGTATTGAGGCTGGTGGGCTCTTCCAGCGCGTGGTAGCGCACGTCATCCACCAGATAGCGGCCCTTGCACAGCGTCGGGTAACCGGCGTTTTCATGATCCTGATAGCGGTCGATTAGCACGTCGTTCAGGCGCGACTCCATGCCCTGCGGGGTTTGCTGCCAGCGCACGAAGCGCGCCGGCGAACAGGCGCCGACGGTGTTCGGCGACTCGCCGGTCAGGTAGGAAGAGAGATAGCAGCGCCCCTCAGCCATGATGCACAGGCTGCCGAAGGCGAACACTTCCAGCGGCACCGGGCTGGTGCGCGCCAGCTGTTTCACCTGATGCATCGACAGCACGCGTGGCAGCACCACCCGGCCCACCTCGAAGTTGCGTTGGTAGAAGCGGATCGCTTCCTCGTTGGTGGCGGAGGCCTGCACCGAAACGTGGCGCTCCAGCTGCGGGTAGCGCTGGGCGGCGTATTCCAGCATCGCCAGATCCGCCAGAATCAGCGCGTCGGCGCCCAGTTGGGCCGCCATATCCACCGCGCGCTGCCAGCGGGCGTAGCCGTCGGGATGGGCGAAGGTGTTGATGGCGATATGCAGCTTGCGGCCGTGGCGGTGTACGTAATCGACCGCTTCCTGCAGCTTTTTCTCGGTGAAGTTGAGGCCGGCGAAGTGGCGCGCGTTGGTATCGTCTTTCAGGCCGATGTAAACGGCGTCGGCGCCGTTATCCACCGCGGCCTTCAGGGCCGGCAGGTTGCCGGCGGGACAAAGCAGCTCCATAGATTTATCCTGGCTTAGCCGTGCGCCCGGCCGGGCGCACGCTGTCTTTTAAAGGTTGCCGACGGCGGTGTTCCGCCGGCAAACGCGAATCGGGGAGGCCATTTTAGGCAAAGGGGCGCACACAGGTTTTGATTTGAGGCAGCTTATGGCGTATTGATAAACATGGCGGTGAAATGCACTATTTGTTGATATAGACCGCTGAAGCCGCGCGCCAGTGTGGCAAAATAGCGGTAGTCCGTATTGAAAGGAGTGGATGACCGTGTTGGAACAACTACGAGCACGCCTTGTGCGCCAGGGGCCGTCGCTGCTGCGCATCCCGCTGAAATTCACGCCGTTCGCCCTGCAGCGTCAGCTGCTGCAACAGGTGCTGAGCTGGCAGTTCCGCCAGGCGTTGGCGGATGGGGATCTGGAATTTCTCGAATCGCGCTGGCTGAAGATCGAAGTTCGCGATCTGGCGCTACAATGGTTTATGACGGTAGAAAACGACAAACTGGTGGTCAGCCAGCACGCCGAAGCGGACGTCAGCTTCAGCGGTGACGCCAACGATCTGATCCTGATCGCGGCGCGCAAGCAAGATCCGGATACGCTGTTCTTTCAGCGTCGGCTGCAGATTGAAGGGGATACCGAATTGGGCCTGTATGTGAAAAATTTGATGGACGCCATCGAGCTGGAAAGCATGCCCGCGCCGCTGCGCATGGGGCTGTTGCAGTTGGCTGATTTTGTCGAAGCAGGGTTGCAGGAGGGCACGGCGTCGGCTTCCCGTGTGGCGGTATCATGCTGATCCGCGTAGAGATCCCGGTAGACGCGGCGGGCATCGACGCCTTGCTGCGCCGCGCCTTTGGCCGCGACGACGAAGCCGATCTGGTGCAGCAGCTGCGGGAAGACGGCCTGCTGACGCTGGGCGTGGTCGCCACTGACGACGAAGGCGGGGTAGTGGGTTATGCCGCGTTCAGCCCGGTGGACGTGGCCGGCGAAGACCGCCAATGGGTGGCGCTGGCGCCGCTGGCGGTAGACGAAAGCCTGCGCCGCCAGGGGCTGGCTGAAAAGCTGGTGTATGAAGGCTTGGATTCGCTGAACGAATTCAGCTACGCCGCGGTGGTGGTGCTGGGCGAGCCGGCCTACTACGGCCGCTTCGGCTTTAAACCGGCCGCCGCCTATGGCCTGCACTGCCGCTGGTCGGAGACGGAAAACTCGTTCCAGGTGTATCCGCTGGCGGAAGATGCCCTGAATGGCGTCAGCGGCGAAGTGGCTTTTTCGGCGCCGTTTAATCGCTTTTAACGACGACGGGTAATAGATACTCCAACGACAGCGGCGGGTGATTCACCAGCCGCTCTTTTTGTATTTTGCTCAGCTGTTTGACGCGGTATTCCAGCTTCAGCGCCGTTGAGCGATCCCCCACCTGGCAGTGAAACGCCAGCGTTAATTCCCCTTTGCCGCGCAGCGCCTTGGCGCCTTTGCCGGCCTGATGCTGCGCCAGGCGGCGCGCCACGTCGGTGGTGATGCCGGTATACAGCATGCCACTCGGTAAACGCAGCATGTAGAGGTGCCAGGGAGTGGGGGAGTTGTCGGTCATCGTACGCCGTTTTGGTGGCCAGGGTCGGCGTATGATGGCATGTTCGCCATCACAATCCCATCCCCGGCCGCCGGTGCCCTACCGCTTTACCCCTTTTTTCCCGCCAGCTCAAATCGCGGCGAGACGATGCCGTACAGCGTCCAGCCGAGGAAGGTGGCGATGGCGCCCCACATCATCGCTTCCTCACCGGAGCTGTAGAGCGCGTAGAAGCTGTACAGCGCGCCGATGCCGGCGATGATATTGGCGATGCGCGCCTTGTTGTCCGGCACTTTCGCCACTTTTTGAATAATGACCAGCGCCGCCATCGACAGGATATAAGGGATGATGTTGGTCACCACCGCCAGGTTCACCAGCACGTTGAACTGCTTGTTCAGCGACGGGCTGATGGTCATCAGCGACAGGCCGCTCTGGATGACGACGATGGTCAGCATGCCTTTAACCGGCGCGTCGGCCTTGCTCAGCTTGGAGAAGATTTTCGGGAAGAAGCCGCTGTCGGCGGAGGATTTGAACACCTGAGCGATGGTGAACTGCCAGCCGAGCAGCGAGCCGACGCAGGACATGACCATCAACGCCATGATGATCTTGCCGACCGTCGGGTTGAACATGTGGGAGAACGCCAGCCCGAACGGGGCGGTGGAGTTGGCCAGATCCATGTTCGGCACGATGCCGGCGATCACGTTGGTCGAAATGATATAGATCACCGCCGCGCTGAGGGTGCCGCCCAGTACGGCGATCGGCACGTTGCGCTCCGGATTTTCCACCACGTCGGTGTTGGCGCAGGCGGATTCCAGCCCCAGAAACGCCCACAGGGTCATCGAGATCGAGGCGCCGATGGCTTCGAAGGTCGGCACCTGATGTGGGTTCCAGGCGGCGACGTAGGCGCTGCCGCTGAACCAGTACCAACCGACAACCGAGATGCCCACCACCGGAATGATCACGCCCCAGACGGTGATGCCGCTGATTTTGCCGGTGATGCGCGCACCGCCGAAGTTGGCGACGGTCGCCAGCCACAGCACGCCGATGGTGGCGATACAGATCCCGAGCGGGCTGAGCGTAGCGCCAAACAGCTCGGTGCCGTAGCCGACGGCGGAAATGGCGATGGCGATGTTGGCGATCAGCAGCGAAACGCCGTAGGTGTAGTTCGCCATAAAGTTGCCTGATTTGCCGAAGGCGTATTCGGCGTAGCCGCCCATGCCGCCGGATTTACGGCTGAACATGCCACATTTGGCGAACGCGTAGGCCAGCGCCATCGAGCCGACGGCGGTCACCAGCCAGGAAACGATCGAAATCGTGCCCACTTCGGCCAGCTTGGTCGGCAGCATAATTATGCCGGAACCCATCATATTCACGGCGGTCAGGATCGTTAATTGCACGACCCCCATTTTATTATTGGACTTACTCATGATCATTTTCTCTTTTAGGATGCGATCCGGGCGGCGAGAATAATCGCCGCCCCGTAAGGTGATTAATTTTTCATGACGTAGCCGTAAGCGCGGTTCCAGCCGTCCTCATCCTGTTGGATATAAACGCCCTGCAATTCCGGTGCGAATCCCGGCAATAAGTTGATGCCTTCTTCCAATGCCAGGAAATAACGCTGCGCGGCGCCACCCCAAATTTCACCGGGCACGACGCACAGCACGCCAGGCGGGTAAGGCAGGGCGCCTTCGGCGGCGATGCGGCCCTCGGCTTTTGCCAGCGAGACCAATTCCACATTGCCGCGCACGAACTCGGTATTGGCGTCCTGAGGATTCATCACCACGCGCGGGAAATAACTTTTGCGGAACATCTCTTTTTGCAGCTCTTTAACGTCGTAGCTGACGTAAAGGTCGTGCATTTCCTGGCACAGCTGGCGGATGGTGTAGTTTTTGTAGCGCTGCTGGTGGTTTTTATAGACCGCAGGCAGCACCTCGCTGAGCAGGGAGTTCTGCTCGATGTGCTTCTCGAAGCGGGCGATCAGGGCCACCAGATGCTGCATCTTGGCGATGTCTTCCGCCGGCGTCAGCAGGAACAGGATCGAGTTGAGATCGCATTTTTCCGGCACGATGCCGTTTTCACGCAGGTAGTTGGCCAGAATGGTCGCCGGGATGCCGAACTCGCTGTAGCTGCCGGTGGCGGTATCGATGCCCGGCGTGGTGAGCAGCAGTTTGCACGGATCGACGAAGTACTGCGATTCGGCATAGCCCTCAAAGGCGTGCCATTTTTCGCCGGGCACGAAGTTGAAGAAGCGCAGATCGTTGGCCATCGCCGCGGTGTCATAGGCCTGCCACGGTTTGCCGTCGATCTGATCCGGCACGAAGGGTTTGATCATCGTGCAGGTGTCCAGCAGCATTTTGCGCGCTTCGATCCCCACGCGCACGCACTCCTGCCACAGGCGCTGGCCGCTTTTGCCCTCGTGCATCTTGGCGTTGACGTCCAGTGCGGCGAACAGCGGATAGAACGGGCTGGTGGAGGCGTGCAGCATAAAGGCGTTGTTGAAGCGCTTGTGGTTGCAGTAGCGGCTCTGCCCTTTGATATGCTTGTCTTTTTTGTGGATCTGCGAGGTCTGCGAGAAACCGGCCTGCTGTTTGTGCACCGACTGGGTGACGATGATGCCAGGATCGTTCTCGTTCAGCTCCAGCAGCAGCGGCGAGCAGTCTTTCATCATCGGAATGAACTGCTCATAGCCCACCCAGGCGGAGTCGAACAGGATGTAGTCGCACAGGTGGCCAATCTTGTCGACCACCTGGCGGGCGTTGTAGATGGTGCCGTCGTAGGTGCCGAGCTGGATGATCGCCAGGCGGAACGGGCGGGCTTCGTTGGCGCGTTCCGGCGCCACTTCGCGGATCTGTTGGCGCAGGTAGCGTTCGTCGAAGCAGTGCGCGTCGATGCCGCCGATAAAGCCGAACGGGTTGCGGGCGGTTTCCAGGTAAACCGGCGTGGCGCCGGCCTGGATCAACGCGCCGTGGTGGTTGGATTTATGGTTGTTGCGGTCGAACAGCACCAGATCGCCGCGCGTCAGCAGGGCGTTGGTCGCCACCTTGTTCGAGGCCGAGGTGCCGTTGAGCACGAAGTAGGTCTTGTCGGCGTTGAACACCTTGGCGGCGTGCTGCTGAGCGGCGCAAGGCGCGCCTTCGTGGATCAACAGATCGCCCAGTTTGACGTCGGCGTTGCACATGTCGGAGCGGAAAAGCGTTTCGCCGTAGAAGTCAAAGAACTGGCGGCCCGCCGGGTGTTTGCGGAAGAACTCGCCGCCCTGGTGGCCGGGGCAGGCGAAGGTGGCGTTGCCCATTTCCACATACTGCGTCAGCGTGTTGAAGAACGGCGGCAGCAGCTCGCTCTCATATTTGGCGGCGGCGGCCTCCAGCTGTTTGCCGTAGAACTGGGTATTCTTGCCGCACAGCTCAAACACGCCGTGCAGCGCCGGCAATACGGCGTTATCCAGCTCTTCTTCGCAGCAGACGGCGACGAACAGCGGAATGTTCAGGCCGTGTTCTTCGATGCGCGCCAACATACCTTGCGTGACATCATCTACCGACAGCACGATGGCGGCGACGTCATTAAAATCGCTGTGATGCACATCGACGATGTCGCGTTCAGTTTCAAAGCAGCCGAGGGTTTGGGTGTTGGCGGCAATTTTTAATTTTTTCATTTTTCTCATTCTTCAGGCAAAGGCCGTCCGCCGGCAAATAATTCCATTTGCCGCTAACGCCTTCACGAAAATAAAGGTGTGCGAGAACCCAGTGATGCCGAAAGGCATTAACTGTGTTCGCTGTTTTATTTAGCTTGGATGCGCTTGGCCGAAATTAAGAATGAATTGCGTGTCCTTCCCGGTTAGCGAGAAAGAGGTATTATCACCGGAGTGCGGAGAATAAATAAAAACGCAATGACACTCTTATTAACGGCGTAAGAGCGAGGGGGGAGGGTTATCTGTAGTTGAAGAATGCGAAGCTAAAGCAGCTGCGATGAGCCATCATCATAATATGGGTTGTGCGCCTGATATGCGCCATTTTGCGGTTATTGTTTTCCATTTTCTAATCCACCTTGCTGAGTGAAAAGATGGCGCTATTTTAACGCAAGGCGGGCTAAAAATTGTGATGGTAGTCACATAAATGCCGGTATTTATAAATAACTATTCACCTGTTATGCAATGAGTTGCATAAACAGCGTTCTGGCGGGCTAGCGGGCATGTAAACGAATTGATAATCGGCTCCGGACGGGGGCACTAAATTTACGTACCATCAGGATGGGAACAATAAAATCGCTCGATTAACCGGTTGCATAACGATCAAATAAATCCGTCTTGTATTTTTTATGTTATAAAGCCGCTTTGGGCTTAAATTGATAAAAATGCATTTATTGTGTTTTTATATTCATTTTTAGTTTTTGATGATTATCGTTATTTGTGACTCGCCT is part of the Serratia marcescens genome and encodes:
- the yedF gene encoding sulfurtransferase-like selenium metabolism protein YedF, with product MKETTIVPDYRLDMLGEPCPYPAVATLEAMPQLKPGEILEVISDCPQSINNIPLDARNHGYKVLDIQQDGPTIRYLIQR
- a CDS encoding HlyD family secretion protein; its protein translation is MKKKTLFTLLLMMVAIALAILFRAHNQDLLLQGEVDAPEVIVASKAKGRVVERLIERGDDVKSGQLIIQLDSPELMAQLRSAQATRDEAKAQLELSLHGTREESIRNLRANLAQAEAQYRNAQNDYNRNLSVAGKGYISKSELDASRRARDTAFQQVQAAKANLDEGINGDRVEQRQQYAAALRAAEENLLQIQAQSDDLQVKAPVDGEVGPIPAEVGELLNAGSPLVTLIRVPDAYFVFNLREDILAHVRKGDKVKLRVPALKDKMIDTEVRYIAPLGDYATKRATRATGDFDLKTFEVRLYPSQPVDGLRPGMSTLWQWKE
- a CDS encoding ABC transporter permease, with translation MAMERVRAGWRCFSHAFDKECRVAFRSPVVHWLSWIFPLILFGLISSNFSEGTLLDLPVSVVDSDHSPLSKSLTRRLDAGSHAHVEAYGGGLPESLSRLRSAQDYALLYIPPDFEANALSGKQPSVVMYYNALFYGAGLYSTQDFGGLMNEINASTRSIIATEMGKTLPPLADVTLSYGSLFNASGSYIYYQQFAATIHLLQLFAVTCMIYVLARSKSLLQAKPFSLALLGKLAPYTLCFTTLLMVEIAALVGIFDARVSGNPLFMLMIGLFYVMAAQSIGLLLYTFTGSTITAYSLIGILVSIAMTFSGMAVPELSMPLPARIISNIEPLTHALYAMFDVFLRQVHASAIFSVCALLAVYPLVAALLVRNRLPARLAKEGNAG
- a CDS encoding luciferase-like monooxygenase, yielding MTENTAVPLSVLDLSPIPQGAKARDAFHCSLDLAQHAERWGYRRYWLAEHHNMTGIGSAATSVLLGYLAAGTQSIRLGSGGVMLPNHAPLVIAEQFGTLESLYPGRIDLGLGRAPGTDQRTMMALRRHLSGDVDTFPRDVQELQNYFCDAQPGQPVQAVPGQGLHVPLWLLGSSLYSAQLAAQLGLPFAFASHFAPDMLFQALQLYRENFKPSKQLAQPHAMVCVNVIAADSDSDARFLFSSMQQQFINLRRGSPGPLPPPVDNIHALWTAGEQYGVEQALRMSIVGDEKTVRHGLQTLLRETDADEIMVNGQIFDHQARLRSFEIVAGVQGDIVKG
- the yedE gene encoding selenium metabolism membrane protein YedE/FdhT; the encoded protein is MSWQQFKSQYLVRFWAPLPAVIAAGILSTYYFGMTGTFWAVTGEFTRWGGHVLQWFGLHPEQWGYFKVIGLQGTPLERIDGRMIIGMFAGCIAAALWANNIKLRQPQHRIRIVQALLGGIIAGFGARLAMGCNLAAFFTGIPQFSLHAWFFALATAAGSYFGAKFTLLPMFRIPVKLQKVKAAAPLTQKPEQARRRFRLGMAVFGLAVAWSLWTLFDAPKLGIAMLFGIGFGLLIERAQICFTSAFRDLWITGRTHMAKAIIIGMAVSAIGIFSYVQLGVAPKIMWAGPNAVLGGLLFGFGIVLAGGCETGWMYRAVEGQVHYWWVGLGNIIGATLLAYYWDDLAPALATDYDKINLLDTFGPIGGLLVTYLLLALTFAAMLWWEKRFFRARPEAQVVNLRSLP
- a CDS encoding U32 family peptidase; this encodes MKYALGPVLYYWPKNDIAAFYQQAAESSADIIYLGESVCTKRREMKVGDWLALAREIARSGKQVVISTLALLQAPSELNELKRYVENGEFLLEANDLGAVNMAAERGLPFVAGHALNCYNAYTLRLLRRQGMMRWCMPVELSRDWLANLLAQCDELGFRHDFEVEVLSYGHLPLAYSARCFTARSENRGKDECETCCIKYPQGRMMRSQEQQQVFVLNGIQTMSGYCYNLGNELPSMQGLVDIVRLSPQGAETLAQIDAFRANERGEQPLALTDHADCNGYWRRVAGLELVG
- a CDS encoding ABC transporter permease, with amino-acid sequence MKLYWQTFVKVLLGMLERPVWLMLILSLCIMSMVYANRTVWDLPVGVVDQDHSTASRQLIRQLDATSKIAIETYDSLEQAQRDLSWRKLFAVIIMPVDLEKKILSGQNIVVPVYGDATNRLANGQIQQDVVAAYQQLLTEYNNGLLLRSGFSERQAQILLTPILGQTLDVFNPGISFAAIIFPGLLVMLLQHSLLIACIRVNIAMKSMPGGKAPLAAHLGGLTALLPIWLFLSIVLFVLWPWVLGYRQTANIAELLLLTFPFLLAVLGLGKLVTECLRSVEMIYLTLAFITTPIFYLSGTIWPLQSMPAWVRAISYSIPSTWGTKAIAGVNQMGLSLNEVWGDVMMMLVLGVVYTLLGFGVGFLRNSVALRGMFRKRRAN